The DNA sequence TGCTTTCCGGCGTTTTTCTGGTGCTGATGGGAATGTGCCGTCTGGGTCGGTTGATTGAATATATTCCGCTGCCGGTGACGCTCGGTTTTACCTCCGGTATTGCGATAACCATTGCCACCATGCAGGTAAAAGACTTTTTTGGCCTGACGCTGACCCATGTGCCTGAGCACTACACCGAAAAAGTGATCGCACTGGTACAGGCGTTACCGACGTTGAATATCGGCGACACCTTAATCGGCACAACCACGCTGCTGGTGCTGATTGTCTGGCCAAAATTCGGCATCCGTGTTCCGGGGCACCTGCCTGCGCTGCTGGCTGGCACCGCCGTGATGGCCGCGCTGTCATCATTTCATATTGACGTTGCCACCATTGGTTCCCAGTTCAGTTACCTGCTGGCCGACGGCGCTCGCGGGCAAGGTATTCCGGCTATTTTGCCGCAGTTTATACTGCCCTGGCAGCTACCCGCGCAAGACGGGCACACCACGACAGTCAGCTGGCACACCGTGTCGCAGCTGTTGCCTGCGGCATTCTCAATGGCGATGCTCGGGGCGATTGAATCACTGCTGTGCGCAGTGGTGCTCGATGGCATGACGGGGCGGAAACACCATCCGAGCAGCGAACTCCTCGGACAAGGCATAGGAAATATTATCGCGCCATTTTTCGGCGGCATCACCGCCACCGCTGCTATCGCCCGCTCGGCGGCCAACGTTCGCGCGGGTGCCAACTCGCCGATAGCCGCCGTTATCCATGCGCTGCTGGTACTGCTCTCGCTGTTGGTGCTCGCCCCCTGGCTCTCTTATCTGCCGCTTTCGGCAATGGCGGCGCTGCTCTTGCTGGTTGCCTGGAATATGAGTGAAGCACATAAGGTGGTGGATATTCTGCGCCGTGCGCCGCGTGACGACATTCTGGTTCTGCTGTTGTGCATGGCCCTCACCGTGTTGTTCGATATGGTGATAGCCATTACCGTCGGGATTGTCCTGGCGTCCCTGCTGTTTATGGGCAATGTTGCCCGCATGACCCGGTTAAGTGAGTTGCCGGGCACGCTGGCCGACCACCGTCTGGTGCTGCGCATCAACGGGCCATTGTTCTTCGCTGCCGCCGAGCGCCTGTTTAGCGAATTAATGGAGCGAGCCGCCCCTTATCCGACCGTGATTTTGCAATGGGATGCTGTCTCGGTGCTGGATGCCGGTGGGCTCAATGCCTTTCGGCGATTCGTTGAA is a window from the Dickeya lacustris genome containing:
- the dauA gene encoding C4-dicarboxylic acid transporter DauA, with the protein product MKSHRINGIRPFSALIEACWREKYTLPRFIHDVIAGITVGIIAIPLAMALAIASGVPPQYGLYTSAIAGLVIALCGGSRYSVSGPTAAFVVILYPVSQQFGLSGLLLATLLSGVFLVLMGMCRLGRLIEYIPLPVTLGFTSGIAITIATMQVKDFFGLTLTHVPEHYTEKVIALVQALPTLNIGDTLIGTTTLLVLIVWPKFGIRVPGHLPALLAGTAVMAALSSFHIDVATIGSQFSYLLADGARGQGIPAILPQFILPWQLPAQDGHTTTVSWHTVSQLLPAAFSMAMLGAIESLLCAVVLDGMTGRKHHPSSELLGQGIGNIIAPFFGGITATAAIARSAANVRAGANSPIAAVIHALLVLLSLLVLAPWLSYLPLSAMAALLLLVAWNMSEAHKVVDILRRAPRDDILVLLLCMALTVLFDMVIAITVGIVLASLLFMGNVARMTRLSELPGTLADHRLVLRINGPLFFAAAERLFSELMERAAPYPTVILQWDAVSVLDAGGLNAFRRFVELLPAEKQLIITDIPFQPLKTLARANISPIANRLVFCATLEQALHDTAPHSADER